In Vigna radiata var. radiata cultivar VC1973A chromosome 3, Vradiata_ver6, whole genome shotgun sequence, the following proteins share a genomic window:
- the LOC106756890 gene encoding oil body-associated protein 2A-like, with product MAFTDKSPEPTPTKGPEPTPGKAMEVGQHMIDKGAMVIQSLEPIKQISHHACSFNCNDAPSTIPMNQMLVFLEHKLWHSHVYEVKSGLWVNPRVPELIGKLKLENLAKLTANSGVRDRLTEGTCFLLVICTNDVSTLSPQAVSPGLVRAELVRERDAKYSISSESLKSSKGGDS from the exons ATGGCCTTCACGGACAAGTCACCGGAACCGACCCCGACGAAGGGTCCGGAACCAACTCCGGGAAAGGCGATGGAAGTGGGACAACACATGATCGACAAGGGTGCAATGGTGATACAGTCATTGGAGCCAATAAAGCAGATTAGTCACCACGCGTGTTCCTTCAATTGCAATGATGCGCCGTCTACGATTCCGATGAATCAAATGCTCGTCTTcttg GAACATAAACTTTGGCATTCTCATGTTTATGAG GTCAAATCGGGTCTCTGGGTGAACCCTAGAGTTCCAGAGCTTATTGGGAAACTGAAGCTGGAAAACCTAGCCAAACTTACGGCAAATTCTGGTGTACGTGATAGGTTGACAGAG GGGACATGCTTCCTATTGGTGATTTGCACTAATGATGTCTCCACACTGTCTCCACAAGCAGTAAGTCCTGGTTTGGTGAGGGCAGAGCTGGTGCGTGAGAGGGATGCCAAGTACAGTATTTCCTCAGAGAGCCTGAAAAGCTCAAAGGGTGGAGATTCCTGA
- the LOC106757824 gene encoding probably inactive leucine-rich repeat receptor-like protein kinase At5g06940: MATTTFCTYLFLLSVSLSIFNLCSSSSEKDTLLSFKTSIEDSKKALSSWSNTSSNHYCNWTGITCSNTPLLSVISINLQSLNLSGDISSTICDLPNLSYLNLADNIFNQPIPLHLSQCGSLETLNLSTNLIWGTIPSQISQFASLRVLDLGRNHIEGKIPESLGSLKNLQVLNMGSNLLSGSVPAVFGNLSKLEVLDLSQNPYLVSEIPEDIGELENLKQLLLQSSSFQGKIPDSLVGLVSLTHLDLSENNLTGGVPQALPSSLKNLVSLDVSQNKLLGPFPSGICKGEGLINLCLHSNSFNGSIPNSIDECKSLERFQVQNNAFSGDFPAALWSLPKIKLIRVENNRFSGQIPESISGAVQLEQVQLDNNSFAGKIPQGLGLVKSLYRFSASLNRFDGELPPNFCDSPVMSIVNLSHNSLSGQIPALKKCRKLVSLSLADNSLSGEIPSSLAELPVLTYLDLSDNNLTGSIPQGLQNLKLALFNVSFNQLSGKVPYSLISGLPASFLDGNPGLCGPGLPNSCSDDMPRRHIGSITTLVCALISLAFVAGTAIVVGGFILYRRYSKGNQVGVWRSVFFYPLRITEHDLLVGMNEKSSMGNGGFFGRVYVVSLPSGELVAVKKLVNFGNQSSKSLKAEVKTLAKIRHKNVVKILGFCHSDESVFLIYEYLHGGSLGDLISRQNFELQWVVRLKIAIGVAQGLAYLHKDYVPHLLHRNVKSSNILLDANFEPKLTDFALDRVVGEASFQSILNSEAAPSCYIAPENGYSKKATEQLDIYSFGVVLLELVSGRQAEATESTEVDIVKWVRRKVNIANGVHQVLDPKISNTFHQEMIGALDIALHCTSVVPEKRPSMVEVVRSLQSLESRSCIANLHEANEEPSPV; this comes from the exons ATGGCCACTACTACATTCTGTACATACCTATTCCTTCTCTCTGTGTCCCTTTCAATCTTCAATCTTTGTTCATCTTCATCAGAGAAGGACACCCTTCTCTCCTTCAAGACCTCCATAGAAGACTCTAAGAAAGCCTTGTCCAGCTGGTCCAACACTTCATCAAACCATTACTGTAACTGGACTGGAATAACCTGTTCCAACACACCTTTACTTTCTGTAATTTCTATCAACCTTCAGAGCTTAAACCTTTCTGGGGATATCTCATCTACCATTTGTGACCTTCCAAATCTGTCTTATCTCAACCTTGCTGATAACATCTTCAACCAGCCCATCCCTCTTCACCTCTCTCAGTGTGGTTCCTTGGAGACTTTGAATCTCAGTACCAACCTCATATGGGGCACTATCCCATCTCAGATTTCTCAGTTTGCTTCCTTGAGAGTGCTTGATTTGGGAAGAAACCACATAGAAGGAAAAATCCCTGAGAGCTTAGGCTCCTTGAAGAATCTCCAAGTCCTCAACATGGGAAGCAACTTGCTTTCTGGTAGTGTGCCTGCTGTCTTTGGCAATCTAAGTAAACTTGAAGTTCTTGATTTGTCTCAGAATCCATACTTGGTGAGTGAGATTCCAGAGGATATCGGCGAGCTTGAAAATCTAAAGCAGCTTCTGTTGCAAAGCTCTTCTTTTCAAGGCAAAATTCCAGATTCTCTTGTGGGCCTGGTTAGTTTGACCCATTTAGATCTCTCTGAGAACAACCTAACAGGTGGGGTTCCTCAGGCTCTACCATCTTCTCTCAAGAACCTGGTTTCATTAGATGTTTCACAAAACAAGCTTTTGGGGCCATTTCCAAGTGGCATCTGCAAAGGAGAAGGCCTTATAAACCTCTGTCTCCACTCAAATTCCTTCAATGGTTCAATACCCAACTCCATCGATGAATGTAAGAGTCTTGAGAGATTCCAAGTCCAGAACAATGCCTTCTCTGGAGATTTCCCCGCTGCCTTGTGGTCATTACCCAAAATCAAGCTCATTAGAGTTGAAAATAACAGATTCTCAGGCCAAATACCCGAGTCAATTTCAGGAGCTGTTCAGTTGGAGCAAGTTCAGCTCGACAACAACAGCTTTGCTGGTAAAATTCCTCAAGGTCTTGGCCTTGTCAAGAGCTTATACAGATTTTCTGCTTCTCTCAACCGTTTCGATGGTGAACTTCCTCCTAACTTTTGTGACTCTCCTGTTATGAGCATAGTAAATCTCTCCCACAATTCTCTTTCTGGTCAAATACCAGCGCTAAAAAAATGCAGGAAACTAGTTTCACTGTCTTTGGCAGATAACAGTCTATCTGGAGAAATCCCCTCTTCTCTTGCCGAGCTACCTGTACTCACTTACCTTGATCTTTCAGATAACAATCTCACTGGTTCAATCCCACAAGGGCTTCAGAACTTGAAGCTTGCTCTTTTCAATGTCTCCTTCAATCAGTTATCAGGTAAAGTACCATACTCCTTGATTTCTGGTCTCCCTGCCTCATTTTTGGACGGAAACCCTGGTCTTTGTGGCCCTGGGTTGCCTAACTCTTGTTCTGATGACATGCCAAGACGCCACATTGGTAGCATTACTACCTTAGTATGTGCCCTCATCAGTTTAGCCTTTGTTGCTGGAACTGCCATTGTTGTTGGTGGGTTTATTTTGTATAGGAGGTATTCCAAGGGGAATCAAGTGGGGGTCTGGCGCTCAGTGTTCTTCTATCCTCTCAGGATTACCGAGCATGATCTACTTGTAGGGATGAATGAGAAAAGCTCAATGGGAAATGGTGGGTTTTTTGGTAGAGTTTATGTTGTGAGTTTACCTAGTGGTGAACTAGTAGCTGTGAAGAAGTTAGTCAATTTTGGAAACCAGTCCTCCAAAAGTTTGAAAGCGGAGGTGAAGACTCTGGCTAAAATTAGGCACAAGAATGTTGTTAAAATTCTGGGGTTCTGCCACTCCGATGAGTCAGTGTTTCTCATTTATGAGTACTTGCATGGAGGGAGCTTAGGGGATTTGATTTCTCGTCAGAATTTTGAGCTGCAGTGGGTGGTTCGATTAAAAATTGCCATTGGAGTTGCTCAAGGGCTGGCATATCTTCACAAGGATTATGTCCCTCACTTGCTTCACAGAAATGTCAAGTCAAGTAACATTTTGTTGGATGCAAACTTCGAGCCAAAGCTCACAGATTTTGCTCTTGATCGAGTTGTGGGAGAAGCTTCATTTCAATCAATTTTGAACTCTGAAGCAGCACCTTCATGTTACATCGCACCAG AAAATGGTTACAGTAAGAAAGCAACTGAACAATTGGACATCTACAGCTTTGGCGTGGTACTACTGGAGCTAGTGAGTGGTAGGCAAGCAGAAGCAACGGAGTCAACTGAAGTTGACATTGTGAAGTGGGTTAGGAGGAAAGTGAACATCGCTAATGGGGTGCATCAAGTTCTTGACCCAAAAATATCAAACACTTTTCACCAAGAGATGATTGGAGCTTTAGATATTGCACTTCATTGCACTTCTGTAGTGCCTGAGAAAAGGCCATCCATGGTAGAAGTTGTTAGAAGCCTTCAATCCCTGGAGTCAAGAAGTTGCATTGCAAATTTGCATGAAGCAAATGAGGAACCCTCACCAGTCTGA